The Nitrospira sp. sequence TGGTACAAGTTGAGCAAGTCTTGGCAACAGCCAAGTCCGGCCATCGATGGATCCTTGAACAGTTCATTCAGTTCGTAAGAGAGCTCTCAGTTCTGGTCGTACGAAACAGTACTGGCGAGTGTCAGGTTTATCCGGTCGTCGAGAATCGGCATGAGAAGGGTATCTTGCGTGACACCACTGTACCCGCACCTGTTTCTCCTGATATAGCTGAAAAAGCGAGGCAGCTCTCAACCCAGGCCGTAACTGCGTTACAGGGTGTGGGAGTGTTCTGTGTAGAACTCTTTCACACCCAAGAGGGCAACCTGCTTATTAATGAGATCGCTCCGCGCCCGCACAACTCAGGTCATTATACGTTAGATGTTTGCACCGTATCCCAGTTCGAGCAGCAAGTACGAGTGACCTGTGGTCTGCCGTTGGGAGAAACAAGACTCTTGAGCCCAGCGGTCATGGTGAATCTCATCGGTGAGGAAGTGGCATCCGTGATGTCTGGCGAAGGTTGCTATGCCCTCCATTCGATCGCAGGAGCCGTGCTTCATCTCTATGGCAAAGGAATGGTTCGCCCTGGTAGAAAAATGGGTCATGTGACCTTCACTGCTCCCCAGAGTGAGGACGCAGTAGAACGAGCCCAACGGTTTATCACACGCGTCAGAAAGCCCGCTTAGCTTTGGTTTCTTAATACCGCCCAGCTTCCGTTCCAGCCTGAGTTTGCAGCCGTTCTATTTTGTCACCACTTAGTTCGCAAGAGATCGGAAGGTTGACAGAAAACCTTACAAACGCAATGGTTAGTTAGGGGTGCTTGAGGTATGAAGTTTGCTCAGGTTCGCGTGTTGTTCTAAATGGGGGAGGAGATACATGGTGCAAAATTTGGCTCCAACCGGCAGCCGCGAATCGTCTGAAAGGCTCTGCCGGTCACTCACGAAACCAAGCTCCCGCTATCTCGTTCTCCAAGGTCTCGTCAGCATCATTTTGTCCTATGAGTTGCTCTTTGGTGTCGACTCCGTCATCAGTCGGGTCATGAGCAACGGCCTGGTGACGGGGTTATGGTTGGGAATGGCCACGATGGCGATATTGCCCCAAGGAGTGTTGGGAGCGGCCTGGTTCAGCGCCGGGCTTGTCGCAGTCGATACAGTCCTCGTGACCGCCGTCATCTACCTTTCCGGAAATGCCCGATCCGACCTGTACATTGCTTATTTTGTTGTCATGCTGGTGGCGGCATCAGTCAGGCGGCTGAGCCATGTGCTGGGTCTTTCCCTACTCCTGAGTGTCGGATATGGAGTGGTCCTGTATGAAGGGATGCTGGAAACAGGTGTCATGGCCACTGGACAGATGCTGGGGATCCCGGTTCTTCTTGTGATGGCGGTGTTCTACGGAATCGCACTGGAAGGCACGGCCGTGGCGCAAGAGGAGAAGGCCTCGCTTCAAAAAGACGTTGAGGCCTTGAAGAAGACGGAAGGTGAGCTGGAGGCGGAAAAAGCGAAATTGGAAGAACGGCTGAAGGCTTTAAAGGACAGCCTCGCAACGGCGAATGCCGAGCTCCGCAATGGGCAAGTGGTTCGTCAAGGACTCGAGCGACAACTTCATGAAGCACAGAAAATGGAAGCGGTCGGACGAGTCGCCACGAGAATTGCAGGTGAGTTTGGGGCGTTGTTTTCAGTCATTGGAAAACAGACCGGCGTTATGTTGTCGCGTCTGCAGCCGAGCGATCCTCTCAGGTCTTCCGCTGATGAGGTTTTTAAGGTGGGGGAAAAGGCTGCCACGCTTACGGCACAGCTGATTGCCCTGAATCTGGATAGCCGGCAGGTTCGAAACACAGTGTCTGCCCATGTTGTGCTAGCGGATATGCATAGCATGATCACGAGTCTGTTACCTGATCATATTAAATTGACTGTCGAATTGGACAAGCGGGTAGCCTATGCCGAGGTGGATCGTGAAGGGTTAGAAACCGTACTGTTTCAGTTGATTGTGAATGCGCGGGATGCAATGTCGCAGGGAGGTCGTCTGTCGATCGAGGTGAAGGTGATCGAGAAGGTCTCTACATCGAGCCGACCGCTGCCGACCAGCGTCGTATATCCGCAGGTGCTGATTCAGATCAGCGATACTGGAACCGGGATGAATCTGGATACTCAGGCTCACATGTTCGAACCGTTTTTCTCGACGAAGGAAAACAACATTGGCCTCGGTCTCACCGCAGTCTTCGGAATTGTCAAAAAGAACGGAGGCACGCTGGAGGTGGAAAGTCGACCTGGGCAAGGGACGATCGTCCGGGTTTTTCTCCCCGCCGCCGCACCGCCTTCGACGCATGAAGAACCGATTCCGAAAACTATGTTAGCCAAAGGAAATGAAACGGTTCTGGTCGTCGAGGAGAATGAAATTGAACGTAAGCTGGCGCTGTCGGTTTTACAACGGCATGGCTACCGTGTCTTGGAAGCGGCCTCGTCGGTCGAGGCGCTGATGCTCACGCAACGGTACAAAGGGATCGTTCACCTCACGGTGAGCCCATTAGTGATGCGGGAAATCGGCGGGCGTGAACTGGCTCGCCGCCTCTTGAACCAGCATCCGACGATGAAGGCGTTGTTTGTCTCCAGTTATGATGATGAAACGATTCTGCATCACCGCATCAACCAGCGGTTTGTCCTGCAGCATCCCTATCGCCAGTCAGGGCTCGTGGAAAAGGTCAGGGACGTGTTGGATGCGGCTTGAATGTATTCGCCGCTGCTGAAGCTCTCGCTATTCGCGCCACATTGATCGACCCGGTGAGAAAAATCGCACGTCTCTCCGCTTGAAAAGGCCGATGAGGGCCATGCCCGCGATAAAGCCGCCGATGTGGGCAAAGAAGGCGACTCCACCTCCACTGGCGCCGACACTCATTCCTCCACTGATCAGTTGCGTAAGGAACCACATCCCGAGGACGATGCCCGCGGCCACGCGGGTCATGCCAATCCCCGGCAACAAGACCAGCACGTGAGCGCGTGGAAATAACAAGAGATAGGCGCCGAGCACCGCGGAGATCGCTCCACTGGCTCCGACCATCGGAATTTGGGAGGAAGGATCGGTGAGCGCATGGCTCAGAGCGGCAAGGATTCCGGACAGGAGGTAAAAGACCACAAATTTCGCGTGACCCATCACGTCTTCGATGTTATTGCCGAAAATCCAAAGGTAAAGCATGTTTCCCAGCAAATGCATCCAGCCTCCGTGAAGAAACATGCTGGTCACCAGGGTTAGGGTTGCCGGAAAACCGACTCTGGCTTCCTCCGGGAGTGAAGCGTGGCCGAAGATGATGGATGGGATGGCGCCGTATTGAAATGCGAACAGTTCGGCCGGTTCTTGGGGAAGATTCACTTGATAGAGAAACACGGCGACACAGATACCGATGAAGGTCATCGTGACAATGGGAGTGATTTGGGTCGGATTATCGTCGTGAAGCGGAATCACGGTGGTCCGTGGTTATGGAGTTCGGCGGTGATCAGTGATGAGACGAGGCAATTTAAGATCGGCCGGAGGGCTTCCGTCGATTTGTAGTGGAACGGAGAATCCGGCTGCATGGGTATGACCCCCGCCTCCGAATGATGCGGCGATGGTACCCACATCCGTGCCTTCGGCTCTGGAACGCATGCTGAAATAGCGACGACCGTCGCGATCATGCCAGATCAAGCAAAAGGGATGGTGTGGCGAAAGCCGTTCGCCGATCTGGCTTGTCAGGATCGCGCTTTGCACAGAGGGAACGACGACACCTTGGAATTCCACCATAGCCGCCTGTGCGGCAAGTTTGCCGACCAACTCAGATTCATAGCGCAAAATGGCTCGACCCTCCTGCTCCAGCGTCGACTGGGAAAAGCGGTCCCACACATTGAAGTCGAACGGATAGGAAGCCAGCGCGGCGTTGATTTCGCGACTCCCCGGCAAGGCCCACGCCCATAGATCTTTGTCTTGAATATATTGAAGCAGCCATGGAGCGGTCGTGCCATGAGCCCATTCCCAACTCAGGACGGCGCCGGACTTTGTCTGATCGAAATACGCATGCGGAAAGCCGTCCAAGATCCTCTCCGCGGTGATATGGTGGTCTAGAATCAACAGTTCTTTCGTTTCGGAGGCCATGGCCTCGAGAATCGATCGAGCATAGCTGAAGTCAACAATCACGACCCGGCGATCCTTCAGATCGGGTGGGGGAGGGTGGCCGTGTTTGACGGGCAAGAAGCTGGCACTCGGAAATTTTTTCCAGAGAGCCCAAGCCGCACCGAATCCGTCCGAGCAATCGGCATGATATAGGACAATGTCCGGAGAGTCATGGAATGGAAGGGCAGAAGATACATTACCCATAGAGATGGGAGAGGATAGCATGCCCAGGCCAGGACTAAAAGGCGTGTTTCAGGTCCGACTCCCGGAACAGACAGGATCACAGTTCGTTCAGATGATTGATCAGCTGCCGAAGTCGGCCGGCGCTACGTCGGTTAAAATTGAACACGAGTCGTTGAAGGTCGCGCAGGGCCGGTTCATCGAGCTCTTCCTCAAGAGCGCCTCGCAGTTCAAATGTGCCGTCGGATAGGAGATCGGTGAATTGGCTCCGGATCTGTTCGAGTTGCTCAAGAGAGATGGTTTGCCTCAGTCGGATCACAAGCTGTCGCCCCACAAAGCGCAACGAGTGGTAGCACCGATAGAACCGGAGAATGTGACCGACAGCCGCTTCCGCTGAAGTCACGATTGTAAAAAGATACATGTCTTCTTCATTGATCAGGTTACGCTTCAGCAATTGCTTCGTCACAAATGCCGCCCAATCATCCCAGTAATCGCAGCCGGGAGCCTGAAGACAGACGATCGGCTGAGGATCGCTCTTGCCGGTTTGGGCCAGCGTCAGGATTTCAAAGCCTTCATCATGCGTCCCGAATCCCCCGGGGAAAAGCGCGATGGCGTTTGCTTCCTTTTGGAACATCAACTTGCGGGTAAAAAAGTATTTGAACGTGATCAACTTCGGATCATCGGCGATGGTGGAATTGGGACCTTGCTCAAACGGCAACATGATGTTGACGCCAAAGCTGTTTTCACGTCCGGCACCTTCCTGAGCGGCGCGCATGATTCCATCCGCTCCTCCCGTGATGACCATGAAGCCTTCTCGCACAATGGCCTGGGCAAACTGGTGCGCGAGTTGGTAATTGGGATCGTCGGCGTGGGTCCGTGCCGAGCCGAAAATGCTGACTTTCTGCCGATTCCGATAGTTGTGGAAGACGCCAAATGCATGACGCAATTCCTTGACCGCGCGGTTCACGATTTTTACGTCCAGGAGGTCTAAGTGTGCATCATGGAGTTTCAACAGTCCGGTCAGGAGCTCTCTCATAAGGGCAGCATGCAAATCGTCATCCGGACGTTCCAGAAGGGCGCTGATTTGATGAAGGATCTCATCTCGCGATAACGCGGGACGAGATCGAACCTGCGAAGGCTTACCGGTTGTATTCATAGCCATCCTTTATTGTGAGTGACACCGAAAATTCTACCAATGGATCAGGCGTTGGTCAAAGATTGATGAGATATTGAGTTATTAGGACAGACTGGACGATTGAGGCAGGTTCGTCAGCACCCAGGCTTTGATCCTGGACTGATCGGCGGGAGAGAGATCAATAAATTGGATCTCTACGCCCGGACGTGCGTCCGGGATGGAACGGGTTGTGCTGGGCAAGGGCTCGAGAGTTGTATTATTCAGCACAGTCCCGCGGATTGTCAGGGGACTCATCGTCTCAGAGAGGCAAAAGCTCAAGATGACTTTGGTGCCAGGCAACAGTAATGCGGGAGACTCCACGGAAGCTCCGGCATGACTGAGTTGTGTGATGGCGACTTGATGCTCAGCTCCCACGTGTTCTCCATCCATGATGCTGATCATCGCCGAAATGCTTGTCACGCATCGTTTCGGTAAAAGCACAAGGTCACGCGCAGTGAGGACGCCGACCGGCTGATCTTGTTTGGTGACGATGAGGATCGGTGTGCCTGTCGACATCATGAGCGTCGATGCTTCCTCCATCGCCCGATCGTACTCGATGAATTGAACTGGGCGTGTCATTATCGTTCGGACTTCGATGTCATCAGGTTCAAGGCCCTGCGCAACGACTTTCTTCACGATATCGGTCGGCGTCATAAGTCCGAAACGCGACTCCGTATCCTTGACGAGGAGACAGGGCATCCGTTCACGTTCCAGCAACGATGCCGCTTCAGTGACGGATACGTCCCCTGGAATCTGAACTACGCCGGGTGTCATCATATGTGAAACCAGAGTAACCTCGTAATGCGACGTCTTCGGCTGTTGATCGTCTTTGTCCGCCATGTCTCAGCCAAGCCCTTTTTTCTCACGAATCTGCCCTCCTGGCGGCTGCAACGTATGCCAAGTATAGCAGAAGGTTTCTCGGCCCCATGATAGGTTGAAAGCCTTGTCATTCAATGGTTTTACGGCATACACTAAGTGCAAATTTTGACTGCCTCCGAAAGAGAAAAAATGACTGTCACAGCGCTCTGCCATAGAGAATTCCTTCGTCGGCTCGGGGCAATTCCGGTGCATGGGCTAGGGCTTTCCGTCGATATCCATTCCCCCGACCTCACTAGCTTGCGGCGAAGACTGCAAGAACGTCAAGTGTCACCTGTTTATCTTGAAGTATTCCGCACCACCACGAAGGCCTTGATCTCTGCCAAGAAGGAGATCGGCAACGGCTTGCTGGCCTACCATGGCGAAGGGTTGTGGGTCACCCAGCCTGGGGTGACGAAGTCTCAGGCCTTTAGACAAGCCGTCAGCGAAGCGGTTGACCACCTTCAAGTATTGCAGAGTGCGTGGCTCAATCACGAATGTGCAACCAAATTCCTTGCCGGCTATTACTACGGCACCTATGTTCCCCCTCTCTATACTCAAACAAGCGCCGAAGTGGTCGCTGATAATACACGACTGACACAAAGTCTTCTCGATCAACAATGCTGTCTGACGAATGGCGGCACACCATTGATGTTGCTGGAAATGCCGCCCCTCACATACTTTGTCGCCGGGACCCTATCTATCCCGGAGTTTTTTCGGGTCGTCACCGATCAATCACCATGTGGCCTGGTCTTGGATGTCGGCCATCTCTGGACGGTGTTTCGCTATTCCGGAGCGTATCGAGCCGTGTCGCTTACAAAATTTGTCGACACCTTTCTCAGCGAGTTCCCCTTGCACCGTGTTGTGGAGATTCACGTCGCGGGTTTGGCCGTTCACGAATCAAGCGGAGCTCTCGCCTCACGACCGTCAGGGTTGACAAGCGAGGGGACCCTGCCTGCATGGATCGATGCGCATGCGGCGCCCATTCCATGTGTCTTATTCGAGATGCTCGATCAGATTCTGGCGC is a genomic window containing:
- a CDS encoding 5-(carboxyamino)imidazole ribonucleotide synthase; amino-acid sequence: MSKQVLEPGSVLGVLGGGQLGAMFAGAARRMGYRVAVWDPDPDAPAHRLAAHSFTASFSDVTVRERFASVAQATTLEWENVPAELCEWLEGCRPMRPSSAVLRTLQDRIEQKQFLSSRHLFVPPFAVVESAGQLTQAVGRLGLPAICKTARSGYDGKGQWLLRGPSDVVQVEQVLATAKSGHRWILEQFIQFVRELSVLVVRNSTGECQVYPVVENRHEKGILRDTTVPAPVSPDIAEKARQLSTQAVTALQGVGVFCVELFHTQEGNLLINEIAPRPHNSGHYTLDVCTVSQFEQQVRVTCGLPLGETRLLSPAVMVNLIGEEVASVMSGEGCYALHSIAGAVLHLYGKGMVRPGRKMGHVTFTAPQSEDAVERAQRFITRVRKPA
- a CDS encoding rhomboid family intramembrane serine protease; the protein is MIPLHDDNPTQITPIVTMTFIGICVAVFLYQVNLPQEPAELFAFQYGAIPSIIFGHASLPEEARVGFPATLTLVTSMFLHGGWMHLLGNMLYLWIFGNNIEDVMGHAKFVVFYLLSGILAALSHALTDPSSQIPMVGASGAISAVLGAYLLLFPRAHVLVLLPGIGMTRVAAGIVLGMWFLTQLISGGMSVGASGGGVAFFAHIGGFIAGMALIGLFKRRDVRFFSPGRSMWRE
- a CDS encoding CBS domain-containing protein; translated protein: MADKDDQQPKTSHYEVTLVSHMMTPGVVQIPGDVSVTEAASLLERERMPCLLVKDTESRFGLMTPTDIVKKVVAQGLEPDDIEVRTIMTRPVQFIEYDRAMEEASTLMMSTGTPILIVTKQDQPVGVLTARDLVLLPKRCVTSISAMISIMDGEHVGAEHQVAITQLSHAGASVESPALLLPGTKVILSFCLSETMSPLTIRGTVLNNTTLEPLPSTTRSIPDARPGVEIQFIDLSPADQSRIKAWVLTNLPQSSSLS
- a CDS encoding DUF692 family protein, yielding MTVTALCHREFLRRLGAIPVHGLGLSVDIHSPDLTSLRRRLQERQVSPVYLEVFRTTTKALISAKKEIGNGLLAYHGEGLWVTQPGVTKSQAFRQAVSEAVDHLQVLQSAWLNHECATKFLAGYYYGTYVPPLYTQTSAEVVADNTRLTQSLLDQQCCLTNGGTPLMLLEMPPLTYFVAGTLSIPEFFRVVTDQSPCGLVLDVGHLWTVFRYSGAYRAVSLTKFVDTFLSEFPLHRVVEIHVAGLAVHESSGALASRPSGLTSEGTLPAWIDAHAAPIPCVLFEMLDQILAHPRLTSLKGLALEVDTKPVELIVDEFAEFSRRYAHFFERRSMIEEGALERDEFSFKNQARTATTTRSLEEGYDHYANVLARKAEPSGAEWGQDLTRLQDLDLYRSVYLPHEILHWGGDLEDMFVESCRRLRERGVSFDGFVTFWFREPRPLCETYDFFLLKVERFVEFVHEMAPELLSIVEKEAEELRRAYRFANDPGLSVHTS
- a CDS encoding LOG family protein, which encodes MNTTGKPSQVRSRPALSRDEILHQISALLERPDDDLHAALMRELLTGLLKLHDAHLDLLDVKIVNRAVKELRHAFGVFHNYRNRQKVSIFGSARTHADDPNYQLAHQFAQAIVREGFMVITGGADGIMRAAQEGAGRENSFGVNIMLPFEQGPNSTIADDPKLITFKYFFTRKLMFQKEANAIALFPGGFGTHDEGFEILTLAQTGKSDPQPIVCLQAPGCDYWDDWAAFVTKQLLKRNLINEEDMYLFTIVTSAEAAVGHILRFYRCYHSLRFVGRQLVIRLRQTISLEQLEQIRSQFTDLLSDGTFELRGALEEELDEPALRDLQRLVFNFNRRSAGRLRQLINHLNEL
- a CDS encoding phosphoesterase, whose amino-acid sequence is MIVDFSYARSILEAMASETKELLILDHHITAERILDGFPHAYFDQTKSGAVLSWEWAHGTTAPWLLQYIQDKDLWAWALPGSREINAALASYPFDFNVWDRFSQSTLEQEGRAILRYESELVGKLAAQAAMVEFQGVVVPSVQSAILTSQIGERLSPHHPFCLIWHDRDGRRYFSMRSRAEGTDVGTIAASFGGGGHTHAAGFSVPLQIDGSPPADLKLPRLITDHRRTP
- a CDS encoding response regulator → MVQNLAPTGSRESSERLCRSLTKPSSRYLVLQGLVSIILSYELLFGVDSVISRVMSNGLVTGLWLGMATMAILPQGVLGAAWFSAGLVAVDTVLVTAVIYLSGNARSDLYIAYFVVMLVAASVRRLSHVLGLSLLLSVGYGVVLYEGMLETGVMATGQMLGIPVLLVMAVFYGIALEGTAVAQEEKASLQKDVEALKKTEGELEAEKAKLEERLKALKDSLATANAELRNGQVVRQGLERQLHEAQKMEAVGRVATRIAGEFGALFSVIGKQTGVMLSRLQPSDPLRSSADEVFKVGEKAATLTAQLIALNLDSRQVRNTVSAHVVLADMHSMITSLLPDHIKLTVELDKRVAYAEVDREGLETVLFQLIVNARDAMSQGGRLSIEVKVIEKVSTSSRPLPTSVVYPQVLIQISDTGTGMNLDTQAHMFEPFFSTKENNIGLGLTAVFGIVKKNGGTLEVESRPGQGTIVRVFLPAAAPPSTHEEPIPKTMLAKGNETVLVVEENEIERKLALSVLQRHGYRVLEAASSVEALMLTQRYKGIVHLTVSPLVMREIGGRELARRLLNQHPTMKALFVSSYDDETILHHRINQRFVLQHPYRQSGLVEKVRDVLDAA